The nucleotide sequence ATTGTTTGGCAAAACTATGGTGTTGATCATGTTGGGATTCTTGTCTGCCGTGTGCAGTTGTGGCTTTTGCTCACAATCTTTTGGGGCTTCCAAATTTTCGTTTCTCATAGAAGTTCTCTTAATTGATTTTTGTTTCTAATAATTTTCTACTTCTTGTTAGGGTTTGGCTTCATGTCCTCTCTAACTTATTGTAtctttacttttttttcttcaatatatattcacaataatatttttttccatGATAGCAATGCTGGAGTGGATGTGACattattgttttaattaaaaaaataaaaaaatactcagctttcttaaaaaaataaaaaataaaatctgagAAATAACCCGACATTTTGGTTCCTTTTTCTGTATTCATATCATAAGATATGCACATCCACATTGTATGGCATGTCCTCTTATTTTGTTCAGGTGTTTTACAATGAAAGACATGCTAACCCTAACTGTTTGCTATCTACTCAGGTTGCATGTGCATTGCTTATGTCAGGTGAGGAACTGGAAAAACATATTGACGTAAAAAACATTCTAGTTGAGATGGGGATTTACTTTCAAGTACAGgtaatttttttgttgaataCACAGAAACAGAGTCCCTATTGGAACTCTTCTATTGCTTTCgttaactctttttttttttttcctttatttaaaTAGGATGATTATTTGGATTGCTTTGGTGATCCGGAAACGATTGGTAAGGTGAGATTCAGGGAGATGGCTCTTAAAtatttctcttttgtttcttgtttgatGGGAGTTGAGTTGTAATAAGTAGTTTGGGATATCAGATAGGAACAGATATTGAAGATTTCAAGTGCTCTTGGCTGGTGGTGAAAGCTTTGGAACTCTGCAACGAGGAACAAAAGAAAGTACTACATGTAAGAATCAGATGTGGCTCCTTTGGCTTTCATATATGGGAACTGTTATTAacattctaaaaatctcattctacactcacaagtgtatttttttttctaattatagaaagtttgaagtgtaaaatgagatttttggagggTCAATAACAagtccctatatatatatatcttgtcTGCTGTTTTCTAATCAGCTTTAGATTTTCTCACTCACTAAGTCACTAATGACTATGATTTCTGTACGTGTTTGCGCAGGAGAATTATGGGAAACCAGACCCAGAAAATGTGGCAAAAGTAAAGGCCCTCTACAAAGAACTCGATATTGAGGTTTGAACTTAATTGATTGTGTATGATGAATGGTAATAGTATAAGATGACTGGTAGATGCTGAATTGAGATTGTGATTGTGATTGTGGTAGGGTGTATTTGCGGATTATGAGAGCAAAAGCCACAAGAAACTGACGAGTTGGATTGAAGGGCACCCAAGCAAAGCGGTGCAAGCAGTGTTGAAGTCCTTCTTGGGCAAGATTTACAAGAGGCAGAAATAGAAATCTCAAATCTGGATTCAGTTCAGCCCCTCCTATTTGTATTTGGTGCATTTGTAATAAAACATGCAGTTGCATTTGGTTTGCGTCAGTCAGAGTCAGGTTTGCTTCACTTAGTTATAAGTTGAGTCATCAGTGTTGAATGCAGACAGACAATAAGCATCCACGTTAATTAATACAAAGTTTCTCAGTTTCCAGTTGAGAATATTAAACAACCTGATTAGTGATTAACTCCTCCAGCCTCCTGCGCTGAGAATCAGATTGATGACAAATGTTGACTCCATCTCCATCTCCATCTCCATCTTAATTGATCTGTTTAGCAGATACCGTTCTCGAGAGCCTCGAGGTACTCCTCCATGTCACACTTGATCCTAGTCGATTTCACTTCCAATCTGATACAGAAAATGTAGGCAATGCTATAGAAGATGGTCACCAACTAATAATTAATACAAGGACAATACCCAATCTATTTATTACAAACTAGCCtcttttctctttcattttatttttattttttaaatttatatttaaaatgtgatttaaaaaattcaaaagaaaaatgtcAACAAAACTATTTCTAGTTCCATcgtggagaaaaagaaaaacatgggGATGAAACATCTCTTTCAAAAGTTCTAAGAAGAAAAGAGCATTTTTGGTACGTTGAAAGCTCGTcattttgagagttatgactatTATTACAAATATAAAAAGTCAACAGGTCAAATATCCTAAACTCAATAGGAAattgaaaaaaaggaaaagaaaagaataaaccAAAAGTCTCTCAGCTTTAAAATTTCaacttttaattgaaaaatctccCCATCCATCCCTTCCCTTTCCATTTTTAATCATCCCTTGgttttatccaaaaaaaaaagaaagaaaaaacactgTCTCTTTGTTCCTTGTTCTGAAAAAAGTAATATATTTGTTCCAAAAAAGGGGCTTGGCCGTTGGGTTCCTAACTTCCTGTCTCGTCGCCATCTCCTCTTTCTTTCGTTCATTCATTCAATCTGTTTTCTTCTGTTATGACTTGTCAGCTTTGAGTTTGCGTATTATTCAGGAAGAAACCCAGATCAGATCAGGCGAGTGATTCTTCCCGCATTACCATGACGTGACAACTCCTCGTCGCCGTCGGAGCTTTTCCTcctcaaatttattttccctGTTAATCTTTAATCTTATTCGTATAATTTACG is from Malus sylvestris chromosome 5, drMalSylv7.2, whole genome shotgun sequence and encodes:
- the LOC126623343 gene encoding farnesyl pyrophosphate synthase 1-like isoform X2 → MDGSHTRRGQPCWFRLPKVGMIAVNDGVVLRNHIPRILRKHFREKPYYVDLLDLFNEVEFQTASGQMIDLITTIEGEKDLSKYSLSIHRRIVQYKTAYYSFYLSVACALLMSGEELEKHIDVKNILVEMGIYFQVQDDYLDCFGDPETIGKIGTDIEDFKCSWLVVKALELCNEEQKKVLHENYGKPDPENVAKVKALYKELDIEGVFADYESKSHKKLTSWIEGHPSKAVQAVLKSFLGKIYKRQK